A region from the Vicia villosa cultivar HV-30 ecotype Madison, WI linkage group LG3, Vvil1.0, whole genome shotgun sequence genome encodes:
- the LOC131661613 gene encoding ervatamin-B-like, whose translation MEEGFEDWRTSGHLNEVKNQETGDCCFAFTACAAVEVLHHKHPDSQIRVVLSCQDLWNNLVTVDQTEPGCSILDTLKWIYFNGCVLEEHCPYLGRLQPPIPLEDRRVKMRIKTLKPVLRKNMEYEVYRGPVIVEIDWLQEMDLIRGDGIYSGPLRASTFKNGKIEKHGVLVVGFGAQMEGDELIKFWIIQNSHGSGWGHNGYAKFNRAKIHNRYLINDGWTVVGISYCDLEGHPYEEL comes from the exons ATGGAAGAGggctttgaagattggagaacaAGTGGACACTTGAATGAAGTAAAAAATCAAGAAACTGGAG ATTGTTGTTTTGCCTTCACGGCATGTGCGGCTGTTGAAGTTTTGCACCACAAGCACCCTGACTCTCAAATAAGAGTGGTGCTATCGTGTCAAGACTTGTGGAACAATTTAGTAACAGTCGACCAAACGGAACCTGGGTGTAGCATTCTTGACACTTTAAAATGGATTTATTTTAATGGTTGTGTATTGGAAGAGCATTGTCCTTATTTAGGACGATTGCAGCCTCCTATACCTTTGGAAGATCGCCGG GTTAAAATGAGGATCAAAACTTTGAAACCGGTACTTCGTAAGAACATGGAATATGAAGTATATCGTGGACCAGTCATCGTTGAAATAGATTGGCTTCAGGAAATGGATTTGATTCGAGGG GATGGAATATATTCAGGACCGCTTCGTGCATCAACATTTAAAAATGGCAAAATAGAGAAACACGGGGTGCTTGTTGTAGGATTTGGAGCCCAAATGGAGGGAGATGAGCTGATCAAGTTTTGGATTATCCAAAACTCACATGGATCTGGTTGGGGGCACAATGGATATGCTAAATTCAATCGAGCTAAAATTCACAACAGGTATCTAATCAATGATGGATGGACAGTTGTTGGTATAAGCTATTGTGATTTAGAGGGACATCCATACGAGGAGTTGTGA